One window of Bacillota bacterium genomic DNA carries:
- a CDS encoding MFS transporter: METTTFPPAISLMLLIATLEGLVLGFYGTCVDELGAFFLVDEVKLGSLASLYYGAAIPGVLLALQVVSRFGMGRTLSVALVFQSLSLLLFSSSRSFPLAGALYAMVGLAYGLLINSPVGYMNYTDGEQGAKHLNWFYGAFALGLLLGPLLSGTLLLWNYGWQVPYRMVALCAVVLFLCLRMVQWRPVPLAQASLPWKDLSGAYWCLVLSFAAYSVTEAALSIWIGKFMSLVYGTKHSHYALTVFWTGMILGRFLIRFLAHRVSLKRYILLSCAVATVLLFSLGLWSTFFAATAIVGLVALVLSGVGPGFISLLGVAGSGQATALAISLATVAVAVGMPAVAYFAGLVGFRNVLGVAAIPLMVPLYVLLIPTSLKARGFDRSAATPKDS; encoded by the coding sequence GTGGAAACTACCACATTTCCTCCCGCAATCTCGTTGATGCTTCTTATTGCTACCCTTGAAGGATTGGTTCTTGGTTTTTATGGAACCTGTGTGGATGAACTGGGCGCTTTTTTCCTGGTGGATGAGGTAAAACTAGGGAGCTTGGCCTCCCTCTACTATGGGGCGGCCATCCCAGGAGTCCTCTTGGCCTTGCAAGTGGTCAGTCGTTTCGGTATGGGGCGGACGTTGAGTGTCGCATTGGTTTTCCAATCCCTCAGTCTTTTGCTGTTCAGCAGCTCCCGCTCTTTCCCACTGGCCGGAGCCCTTTATGCCATGGTTGGCCTTGCCTATGGGTTGCTCATCAATAGTCCCGTTGGGTACATGAACTATACAGATGGTGAGCAGGGAGCAAAGCACTTGAACTGGTTCTATGGGGCCTTTGCCTTGGGGTTGTTGCTAGGTCCCCTACTTAGTGGAACCCTTCTGTTGTGGAACTATGGCTGGCAGGTTCCCTATCGGATGGTGGCCCTATGTGCAGTGGTGCTGTTTTTGTGTTTACGCATGGTCCAATGGCGTCCTGTCCCTTTGGCCCAGGCGTCTTTACCATGGAAAGATCTTTCCGGTGCATACTGGTGCTTGGTCTTGTCCTTTGCTGCCTATTCGGTTACCGAAGCCGCGCTAAGCATCTGGATTGGAAAATTCATGTCCCTTGTTTATGGGACGAAGCACAGTCACTACGCCCTTACGGTGTTTTGGACAGGTATGATTTTGGGACGTTTCCTAATTAGGTTCCTTGCACATCGAGTCTCCCTTAAACGTTACATCCTACTGTCCTGCGCTGTTGCTACGGTGTTGCTGTTTTCCCTGGGCCTGTGGTCAACCTTTTTCGCGGCGACGGCAATTGTGGGACTGGTGGCCCTGGTTCTTTCCGGAGTCGGTCCCGGTTTTATCAGTCTTTTGGGCGTAGCGGGCTCGGGCCAGGCCACGGCCTTGGCCATCAGTCTTGCCACCGTGGCGGTGGCTGTCGGTATGCCAGCAGTGGCCTATTTTGCGGGCTTGGTTGGTTTCCGGAATGTGTTGGGGGTAGCCGCCATACCCTTGATGGTTCCTCTATACGTCCTGTTGATACCAACCTCGCTGAAAGCACGGGGCTTTGATCGTTCTGCAGCAACCCCGAAAGATAGCTAA
- a CDS encoding dihydrodipicolinate synthase family protein codes for MAKSERTCPGGIIPALVTPCTKDHEVDYDGFKRLVRFLVERGVHGLFVLSSTGEYPVVDARHAPELSKAAAEACRQVGRPVPIYCAASAASQKGVVANIERLADAPVDFVVVTPPYFFRYTQAELIHFYTSIADVSPLPVVVYNIPLRAGSGLTVNTLATLSEHENIVGCKDTTGDMHRFMELIEAVEGRDFVLLQGSEPLVAPSLLFGGHGAVAALANIAPKLFVDLHTACAQGELPLVKKLQSQLLAVFRMLNLIPYTESINNLLYAIKVVMKHLGICDWYPSQMHIASEETLREFSDRIIDYLTEEGILLD; via the coding sequence ATGGCTAAGAGTGAGAGAACTTGCCCCGGTGGGATTATCCCCGCACTGGTGACGCCTTGCACTAAGGATCATGAAGTGGACTACGACGGTTTCAAAAGGCTGGTCCGGTTTTTAGTTGAACGGGGAGTACATGGTCTGTTTGTGCTCAGCTCAACGGGGGAGTACCCAGTTGTTGATGCGCGGCATGCCCCTGAGCTTTCCAAAGCGGCCGCGGAGGCTTGTCGGCAAGTGGGGCGCCCGGTGCCGATCTACTGTGCAGCAAGTGCCGCATCCCAAAAGGGAGTTGTGGCCAATATTGAGCGGCTGGCCGATGCACCGGTGGATTTCGTAGTAGTCACGCCACCGTACTTTTTTCGGTATACCCAGGCTGAATTGATCCATTTCTACACCTCGATCGCCGATGTTAGTCCCTTGCCGGTGGTGGTTTATAATATTCCGCTCCGGGCCGGCAGTGGACTTACGGTGAACACCCTAGCCACCTTAAGTGAACATGAAAACATTGTGGGCTGTAAAGATACCACCGGGGATATGCATCGTTTTATGGAGTTGATTGAGGCTGTTGAAGGACGGGATTTCGTCCTCTTGCAGGGAAGTGAACCGTTGGTGGCTCCCAGCCTTCTCTTCGGCGGACATGGTGCCGTGGCGGCCTTGGCCAACATTGCCCCCAAGTTGTTTGTAGACCTTCATACCGCCTGTGCGCAAGGAGAGCTGCCCCTGGTAAAAAAGCTACAGTCCCAGCTACTTGCTGTCTTTCGTATGCTAAACCTAATACCTTACACAGAGTCCATCAACAATCTGCTCTATGCCATTAAAGTAGTCATGAAACACCTGGGGATCTGTGATTGGTACCCCAGTCAAATGCATATTGCCTCGGAAGAGACCCTTAGGGAGTTCTCGGACCGGATAATTGACTACCTAACCGAAGAAGGTATCCTCCTGGACTAG